In the Primulina eburnea isolate SZY01 chromosome 15, ASM2296580v1, whole genome shotgun sequence genome, AATATTCAGAAAAAGAACTTTTCAGCCAGAACAAGGCAGTGGAAAGCAATCTAAGACCAGTAATTAGATGGGTGGCCGATGGTCTTCTTTAAGGCTAAACTTTCATCTTTCCTATATTTCCAGGAATGTTGCAGTTGCCAGGCCTGACGTGTATGCCTCAAAAAAGATCACTCGATGAAATACGGAATTGtaccaaaaacaaaaagaatgcATGAAATTCAGTAGAAATGTAGAATCATACCTCATATACACCGTGGTATGTAATCTAACACCACTCTCCAACAACAGCAGAACCTTTTCACTCTCTCCCGACTCTGTCACTCCACTGCTACTCATCAGCTTAAACACATACGTCTAGCAAACATTTCGCACACATTACCAAACAAAAAACAATAActcaaaaaaagaaagaaaagtaaaacagatttCTTTAACAATAACTTAAACGTCGGAAGAAAACTCATTTGAATATTGTATTGTTCCCAAGGGACAAAACTCGACTTCTTATATAATTCTAACATAAGGGataaaaaaaagtcaatttttaTATAGTTACAACTAACAAGAGGGGAACGGGACTAAAGAGAAAGGAACAAAGGCAATTGAGCACTCTCCTAAAGCGAGCTACGTGAAAATACCTTTGGAGAGAGATCGTATACATTGGAACAACGCATGCCGATCAAGCGGCGGAGGCACTTGACCTCGGCCGCCACGTCGGCAGTGTTCATTCGGACCTTCACCATTTTCTTGTCGTATAGGCTCTCTTTTTCAAGAATTCAATCTTCAATCCTGCATCCGATATGAGAAATTAGCGAATAGATGCTTTATTCAACGTCAAACAAGGGTTTGATGCGATTGGCTTGAGATTTCAAACGTCCTGTGTCTACCCCAGCTCTCGTATAGTTCCACCGGCAGGGAAAGAGGGAATCTGTAACTTTTTTTAATGAATCCGATTTCATTAAAATGAAGAAAAAGTTAATGTTACAAATATATCGGGCATTCCCGGATAAAATCAAAAATCAAAAGCTATCATATTACGAAAGTATAAATTAAATGCTACAATAATCACGCGTACTCAGCTTGCTACTTTAATTGCTTCAGAAATGGACCGATAGGTGTGAATCTTAATTTTTATGACGATATCTTGACAGCAGAATTTTTCTTGGTCAAACATTGCTCTATTTCGCATATTCCAAACGTGGTACACTTTTGCAGCCAGTGCTGTTATTCTCATTCTTTTCAACATCGAGGTACCTCAACACTGTCTTCTGAAAGCTCGCAATATAGCCATCGGAGATCCCATTATTTTCTTCATATCAAGCTAATGACGAACACTCTTCCAAATGAGATTTGTAACACTGCAATCAAAGAACAAATGATCAACAGTTTCATCTTTAAATTCGCACAAGACATATATCTGATCATTGATAAATCCCAGTCTGTCTCGAGTCATGAGTTTATGATGTGCAAGTAACCAAAGTATGAATAGATGCTTAGGTAGTATGAATGTCCTAGACAGTAGAGGTTTCCAAGGCCAATTTCCTATCGTTCCAACGAAGAACTGATATGCATGAGCGATACCCTCCTTGTTACCAAACCATTTCTGTAAGCACAATGAAACAGCTTCCTCATGAGCCAAGTCTTCTAATCAACTCAGGAAGTTTACCAGACCACTACCAACTTGTAAAAGTCTGGACCCATGGCCTCAACCCCAAAGCACATGAAGACTAAGTCAATTGATCATGGACACATATCGTCTACAGTTGTGGAGGCACGTCCCCACCATGTTCTCAGATCATGATGAAGCCAAGACTTGGGCCACGTCCTCGCATAGTGGCCACTGTCCGATTATCAAGGATAGTCACGGGCCTTGACACCCTATAAATACTTCAAGTCGAGTTAAAATCAAGGAATTCAATTCATTCTCACAAAAAACCTTTATACTCATTTTCTTAagcatttattttcttttgtgtaAATACTTTACTTACTTGAGAATGGGAGTGATCACGTAGGAAAGGTTTCCGACGCGACGTCCCACTAACATTTTCTTGTTTGAGTGTGTACATATCACCTGATCCGAGCTAATCCTCTCAAATCAAGATTACTAACAAAAAAGACACCAACTCATTCAATTTTCAATAATATATAATGTAATGTGACCCATGTATAATTTGTTGCACACAATGATTGGAGTAGCCAGTTGGACGGCAACTTTCCTTTTCATCTTACGTCCAGATTCTTcctcattttatttttatattgttGTCGTTATTTTGTCAATATTCCATCATCGTCGTTATTTTATTAGGTTAAGAATTAGTCGTTCGTTGATTGCTGAATACGAAGTAATGTTTTTCTCCTATTTACTCTTGAATTCATTaccaaattataaatttattcgtAAATTTGTACATTTTAGACTTGAGGTTGTGtgggtttttattttaaaagtgcaCCACTTCTaacttttattaaattttacatGAAGTTTTAttcaacttttatttttcataaataatttgGATGCAATTTTCCTATCTTTCACTTTATCAAAAATGTTTGAACGTTAATTAAAAAAAAGGTAGGTTGTAAGATAGTTTCACAAATTTTTATACGTGAAACGAGTCAATcctatcaatattcacaataaaaattaataattttagcataaaaaataattttttttaataaaaaaccaaaaaaaaatatctGTCTAACATTATAAGAACGTTTGATATAAGCTTTTGTATTGAAAAAAAGTATAATAAATGGGTAAACGacgaaaaaaaagagagaaaacaaAACAGGCAAGGCAAAGGGCCTTCTTCCACACAAAAGGCAACGACCCTCAATAGGTTCTTGCTTCTCTTCCCTCTCATCCGCTCATAATTATTCAGGTATGTCAATTTATCTATGTCTACATTTCTATGTTTTTGTTTTCCTTTTGTAATCTCTAGTAATTTTTAATTACGGTGATGTGTGTGGGATTGATTGGATTTCATCAATTGGTTGCGAGATTTTTTTAATGCAATTTTGTTGTTAATTTGGATGACCTGATGCCTGTAGGTTTTTGGTTGCTGGTGGATTGATCTTGGAAAAATTTGGAGATTCAGGGTTTTGGAGTTTCTCAGAATTTTTAGATAGGTGAATTCTATTTGGTGACTGTCAAATATTTCTGATTTGATGAAACGTTTGATAGTCTATAGGTGAGAAAATTGAAGGTTTgaatttgggaaaaaaatttcAGAGCCAGATCAGCATGTGTTATCTGGGTTTGTTGGATAGTTCTCTCTGTGGCGGGGGGTTGAGGTTTCCTCTGTGCGTAGTCCAATGGTTGATGGTTGCATAAAGTTGATTTAGGATCGTGGAAGACAGGATGGCGCCAGAGAACGTTTTTGCTTTAGGAAGAGAAAGTGAGACTGCAAATGAAATAGGAAGTCAAGTCTTTGAAAGAGGGGATGAGATTAATATGGAAGAACCTCAGTGTTCTGAGAAAGTAACAGCGACGGAAATGGTAACTGCTGAGGCTGGATTCTCAAGCCAGAGCAACAAGAAGGAACATGGGGTGAGTAATTCAGTATTTAGTTCAGAGAAGGTGGAGGAAGGAAGGCACGCCAATGTGGTTTTCTCAAGGGAATCTCCTCTTCAAATTAAAGAAGATTTGGGTATGAATGCTTTTAGTTCAGGTGCAGAGAAACTTAAAGCCAGATTAGCTGCTACTGATTGTAAGAAAGGGAAAAACGAGAGGAAGCTCAGTCGACAGGATAGAATTGAGTTAGGTCGTGTGTTTCAAGGGGCTGTGAGTTCTTATAATTGGGAGATCGCGGAGAGTCTGATCTTGTTGGCGGATCCTCAGACTCTGAACGATGCGTTGTGCATTTCTTTGGACTCAATCTGGTTCTTGAGCACACGCCAAGAATTGTATGGAATCAATAAACTAATCAAGAATATAATTACCCATGGGGCTTATGATTTTACTCGAGCTGCACTTAGGACATCGTttcttgcttcttgtgtttctGCTTGCCAGAGCCGATCAATGAGCTTGGCAGACACGGTCACTGTGATGGCACAAAGGTAAAAACTTCTTTGTTTTATGTAATCATGTGAGCAAGatgaattattaattattttccaGCTATGGCAATTGGCATACAATCTTAATTGAATTTTTCGAGAGTTACATGCATATTCTTTACCTCGCAATTGAAGGCTAAAACATGCATATTCTTTACCTCGCAATTGGAAAGGGCTAAAACAGAAATTTGGTACTGTCGAGGGCTTGGGAACCAAAGGACAGTTCGAACTCTCCGTGAGCTCATCCGTAAAGAAGATCCCTCCCTTTTGAAAGAAGCTCTTGTACAATGAGAAGTGCATAGATCTTCATTTCCCCTAATAGCCTCTTTAATTTAGTGCCCATTTTTTAAGTGAACATATCTTTTGTCTCAGTTAAAATGCATATTTTCCAGTATTAAATATCTGTCATCGATTGAAGGTGGGACTAAGGCACGTGGGCCCCTTGGTCTGTGGCTTGAGGCAAGGTCATGTTTTATTGAATCGAGGATCTTGAAGCCTAAGATTTAAAATCTGGAAACATTATATACTTTAATAAAAAGCTATTGAACAATAAGAGACAAGTTGTTCATCTTGCACTAGCAGATATGAAAATATAATTAGACTGCATGTCATTCAGCCATTGGATTTGCAATCCGTAAATATATAACACATCAAGCATTAAGGTACATCAAGGTGAGTGATATAGGCTGTATCTAGGTGCTTTttaattgttatttttttattatcatgGAGCAGATGAGGGACATACCACCAGCTGTAGTGTTGATCTCCATGATTCAAACTAGAACATAGGCTTTTTAATGTAAACAAAAGCGGAGAAAGAGAAAGAAAACTTATCAAAAAGTACCGTCTGAATAAATCTACATTCGTTTAGTATATATTTAAACTATGAACCTTGGACGTGGAATGCTTTTGAGTCCTGCTAATATACCTAGCTCTTTAATTTTCAAACACCTTCTGATGGACTCTAAATGTAATCTCCTCTGCTTAATGAGGATCCTTTGTGCTTATGAGGAATATACAGGTGTCCCTCATCCTGTCTTGTTGCTTTTAGTTACTTGTGCTTGCATGAAAAACCTTGATTCACCATTCCTATTAGGTGTGCCAAGGAATGCACTGCTACAAGGCTACACATCTCTGTGTACTATGCCTAAGCATGACCCTATTGTGCTTCTAGTCTTACATATGCTTGCATAATCAACCTTGATATCATGATTCCTATTAGCTGTGCTAAACAATGCACTTCTACTAGGCAACACATCATGTATACGGTGCCTAAGTATGCCTCTTTTATGCTTTTTACAATAATGGCTTAAACAATTAACTGAGCATTCTGGAGTCCATATGATGTGGCCAAAATGCAGTCGAGATCTTGGCTGCTTCCTCTAGCTTGTTGTGAAGTTGACGTACTTAATTTGTATGTTAGATGAGAATTAACACTCCCCATAACTTCTCCATACAGTTTGCAGGCATTTTTGCATGTGCTTTTAGAGATTTTTTCCTTCGTCCTATCAGGTTGCACGAAAGGCTGCAGGAATGTAATGGCGATGAAGTTTTGAAGGCAGAAGCTGGTGCCAAGGTTCAAAAGTTTACCGAATGGGCTCTTAAATGTATAAGTTTCCATTCTCGTTGCCAAGGAAATAGGGACAAGGTTGGTAGTAATGCCGCTGCCGGTATCCAGCTACAATTATCTGCTTTTAAGACCTTTCTCGAAATAACCGGCAACCATCTTACTGGGAAGGATTTTACCGAAGCATTTGACGCAGCTTGCTTTCCACTTACACTTTTCTCTAGCTCCTTTGATCCTGGTTGGGCCTCGGGTATATCAGCTACTGCAATCCGAGGATTATTAGGCATGCTGGTTGAGGGGGGTGCAGACAATGTTAACCAATGTTTTCTTGAGGCCTCACGTTTTGGGAGCACAGAGCTTGTTCGTATTTTGTTGCAGGTAATCTACTTGGTCTGTTTGTTTGAGAACTAGTATCATTAATATTAACTTGTGTCAAGCCTCTGGCCATTTTAAGATTGTGCCCCTGCAATTTTTCGCAACATGGAACATACCCCCTTCACTCTCAATCAAACTTGGTCAACTTGTATCCTGAGCCCAGTCATGTGCCTTTTGGGGTTTTAGTATATATAAAACATCGAGGGACTGCACCTAGCACCATTCAAGGTGAATGAAACGTGTATCAAGTGGCTAGGGAGAACTTGGCATGGTTGAGGTACCAAGTTTTCAAGGTCTTGAGTTCAATACTACCTTAAAGATGGGAATACTCTGTTGTATCTTTGGTCCTTTCTCATTAGCATTTTATGGTTTAAGTTTAAACTCACAGAGTCTATGGAGAACAGAAATTGCTGTTGTCATGCTGTATGAAAACGTAAAACCAAGGTAGTcatttataatattttcttgTTGAAATCTGCCCGTCATTTGAGACTGATACGATGGAATTGAATTTTATGAGCTACGGGTTTTGATATAGTGCTCTGTTGACCAGCAATAGTTATAATAATTGTTTTTTAGAATGCTGCCCATGTTCATATAACATGATGTTAATTTTCCTTGTTTTATGCTTCAAAACGATGTCATTACCCTCATTTACTTTGCCTGTTCTACCCTAAGTTTTGAAGCAAGCCCTTGCATCATTTTTATCCTGCACTTGTCAGCTTTAACCTAAATAAAAATCTCTCactttattttaatttgttCTGATTTACTTTGGGGTGCTAGATTGCGCAAAGAAACAGCTTGGATGTGGATGTTGACCTGGCACTAGGTTTCGCTTCACATTATGGTAAAATTAGCACAATGGAGTGCCTAGTGCAGGAGGGTAATGCTATGGCTTTCTTGGGTCCACTGATGAGAGCTGCTGAGAGGGGTTGCATGCCAGTTGTCGAGTGGTTTGTTCAAAGGGACTGTCGTGATATGGAACTTTGTCTCGCCCTTACAGCTGCTATATCTTGTAATCAAATCAAGGCTGCTGCATATCTTCTTCCTCATGTTCCGCAGCACGTTCTTGCTGCCCTCAGCATTGAAATTCTCAAGGCTGCTGGCGAACGAAGCGGTGGCTCTCTTGACGGGGTTGCATTCCTCCtgcattcaaattttttaagagATCCTGCAGCTACTTATTCTGTTGCTGACAGCATTGCCAGCTCCAATGATGAGGCTATTGCTCCTGAGCTCAGGGCTTTTCTTCAAGAACATTGGTCCGAGGCAGCTTTCTTGGATGGACGGAGGCAAGGAGAAGTACATTTCTCCAACTTCGTGCGTATTTCGAATTGGGGTGAATCTCCAATATGTTTAAGGGATCTGCCAGGGCCCCTGAGGGTGGCGATAGCTTACCTGCCGCTTTATAGGGAGTGCATCAAGTCAAGAGGGTGCTTGCTATCACAAAGGCATCGGGGGCAGCTTGTAGAAGCTGCAAGAAGACTTGGAGGTGTGGTTCTAGACAAACCTGGCGATGGGAGAGAGTTGCTGGCCGTTTTGGAGCATCATCTTCCTCCATTTTGCTCAATGCCACCGGTCACGTGGCTTAGTAAGACAGGGTCCCATGAGTTCTTGAAAATCAATAGTCTCTTTCACTCGACTTCTCTTTCTCTCATGGTACAGATAATAATTGAATGAAGATTTTAGATCTTTGGTTGCCTGCACTTCGCTGATACTGAACATGCTTGAATGTGAGTAAAGAAAAGCTTATGCGATGACGTGACATGTATGCATATTGGCCGGTATAATCTTGcttttatatttgaaataaatggTGAAAACGCAAcagtattttcttataataatatgaTTATAATACCAATACTGTTGCCAACCTTTTTTCCACTGAGGCTTTACATGACAATTTGTTGTCCAATATAAGTTCTTTCTGTCTTGCATGTGATGATGGTATACACAAAGAGGTAATTTAAATACTACTGTTTTCtaatcatatattatatttgacactcccacacacatatataaatatgggttgaaaaattatttttctttcatgATAATCTTTACTTGTCCAAAATTGAACTCCATTTTTTTATTCAACTAATATGTATGACCACCATCTTATATGTATTTGATTTTAACTATCATCACATTCCAACTggctcaattttattttttatttttttgaaaaagctTTAGACTCATTGAAAATGTCACATCCCTATTTGGATGCATCTCTTGCCAATAGAGAATATTTGAAgatagggatgtaaacgatccaaatcaaatcaaatagtatcaggcttgagcttggtttgtttaaaattttttgaggctcgagctcgattcgagcttctattatcaggctcgagctcggtttgtattgaaattactgagctcgagaaagctcgagctcggctcgttaaaagctcgtttagcatgttaatcaagccagactcgagcttgattcattaatagctcgtttaacATGTTTGACAAGCCTGGCTTGAGCTCGTCTCATTTTCGAACTCGATAAGCATAGAATGGAGCTCGAGTTTGAGTTTGAATCGAACTTgttgaaaattaaatatatctataaactaattttaaatcagacaaaattgtaaattcattcataaataaccaaaacgaCACAAATAAGAGCTAAAAAAACCATAAATCAGTATATTATTGAacattccaaaatcatgtttgcgagccacctaaacgagccgagctcgtgctcgagctcgcgagcctattatcgaacatgtttgcgagctcacgagccgaatatCTTTAGGCTTGAActtggtttgattaaattttcgagCTTAAAAATCGAGTTTGGgcttgatttgatatgattaacaaacaaactcaaacgagCTTCTCATCGagccgagcttcgaatagctcgcaaacagtttggttcatttacatcTCTATTTGAAGAAGCCCCCGAtgttaggcaaaaacttgtgtgagatggtctcacgggtcgtatttgtgagacggatctcttatttggatcacccatgaaaaagtattactttttatgctaagagtattactttttattatgaatatgggtagggttgacccgtctcacggattatgacccgtgagacggtctcacatgagactcactcccgATGTTATTTTTTGCCATCACTCAAATCTTGATTtatttcattcattgtttgacaAATTATTGCATCTACACTCCAGTTATTTCGAACCAAGATAAACAAAGCAACATATCATCtgaaaaaaaacaagaaaagaaCCAGTATGGTGACAATATGCAGGTCAGATCACGTGATCAATTGCCATAGCAAGAAATAAACTAAAGAACCATGAAGAAATCAATGTGGCAATGGTAGATTCTCAAATTTTTTGCTATATGGTTACTAGACATATCTATAAGTGACCTCTCGGACATTAGATGGCATGAAAGCCAAGACCATAAGTACGGCTAAAATGCATATGGGCAGCAGAAGCAGCATGAATGGCGGGGGAGGAAGTGGTGGAAGTATGAGCGGCAATATCAGCAACGACGCTGTAAGGCAAACCAGCAGAAACAATGGTTTGAGTGTGAAATAACGGGACATCCTCGAGCCATATTGGCTGCTGCTCTTCCTCAAAGGATTCGGAGCTTGATTCTTGATAATGCTGTTCAAGTAAGGATCTTGAAGATTGATGAAACCTTTAGACAATCCCTTGTTCTTCGTTTTCGCCTCTTGTCCACTCATTTGTGTAAATACAATCACTTAGCAAATTCTTGAGATCAATTGACTATATTCTTGGAAAGTAGGATTAAATAATATCGAGAGTTGGACAATGAATTCAAGATCTCTTTATGCCGCGGAAGAACCTCAAGTTTCACTCAGTGCAGCACAAGTTTTGGCTGAGACCATAGCTCATCCCCCAAGAATCAAATCCAACTGCCATAGAAGATCATCCAGCATCATCAGATTCAGTTAGCAGAGAAGTGAACAAATCTTTTAATACGTCAAGGGCCTGATCTGTCGGGGCCAAATTTAAAGGCTAGAGAACAATTGGCataatttctaatttttttcacacaaaaaaaaaaaaaaaaaaaactagatcCAGATACAATCTTAGCACAAGATTATGACCAAATTAAATCCATCAGATTCTCTACAAAAAAGGGTAAAAGCCAAAATAATCAAACCAAGCATCGCAAGATATAGGTAAATTATACAGAAAACTTGTacgaaaaaattcaaaaaagaaAAGTGATATAAAAAAGCTCAaagtatgtata is a window encoding:
- the LOC140813552 gene encoding ankyrin repeat protein SKIP35-like, producing MAPENVFALGRESETANEIGSQVFERGDEINMEEPQCSEKVTATEMVTAEAGFSSQSNKKEHGVSNSVFSSEKVEEGRHANVVFSRESPLQIKEDLGMNAFSSGAEKLKARLAATDCKKGKNERKLSRQDRIELGRVFQGAVSSYNWEIAESLILLADPQTLNDALCISLDSIWFLSTRQELYGINKLIKNIITHGAYDFTRAALRTSFLASCVSACQSRSMSLADTVTVMAQRLHERLQECNGDEVLKAEAGAKVQKFTEWALKCISFHSRCQGNRDKVGSNAAAGIQLQLSAFKTFLEITGNHLTGKDFTEAFDAACFPLTLFSSSFDPGWASGISATAIRGLLGMLVEGGADNVNQCFLEASRFGSTELVRILLQIAQRNSLDVDVDLALGFASHYGKISTMECLVQEGNAMAFLGPLMRAAERGCMPVVEWFVQRDCRDMELCLALTAAISCNQIKAAAYLLPHVPQHVLAALSIEILKAAGERSGGSLDGVAFLLHSNFLRDPAATYSVADSIASSNDEAIAPELRAFLQEHWSEAAFLDGRRQGEVHFSNFVRISNWGESPICLRDLPGPLRVAIAYLPLYRECIKSRGCLLSQRHRGQLVEAARRLGGVVLDKPGDGRELLAVLEHHLPPFCSMPPVTWLSKTGSHEFLKINSLFHSTSLSLMVQIIIE
- the LOC140815652 gene encoding protein AUXIN-REGULATED GENE INVOLVED IN ORGAN SIZE-like, whose product is MSGQEAKTKNKGLSKGFINLQDPYLNSIIKNQAPNPLRKSSSQYGSRMSRYFTLKPLFLLVCLTASLLILPLILPPLPPPPFMLLLLPICILAVLMVLAFMPSNVREVTYRYV